A portion of the Fusobacterium nucleatum genome contains these proteins:
- a CDS encoding FecCD family ABC transporter permease: MKKIFFLISLMITFIVIALSLSIGSVFIPIKSLLFLSPMDEYMKMIIFDLRLPRILMAFLVGMLLASSGNIVQIIFQNPLADPYIIGIASSATFGAVIAYLLKLPEFSYGMVAFICCMISTLLIFKISKRGNKIEVNTLLIVGITLSAFLAGFTSFAIYMIGEDSFKITMWLMGYLGNASWSQIIFLIIPLVFSSAYFYAKRNELDILMLGDEQAHSLGVNIAKLKFHLLIVSSFVVAYSVAFTGMIGFVGLIVPHIMRSIIGPLNARLIPFVLIYGGIFLLICDTFGRIILAPVEIPIGVITSILGAPFFLYLALKRSRRK, encoded by the coding sequence ATGAAAAAAATATTTTTTTTAATATCATTGATGATAACTTTTATAGTAATAGCACTCTCTTTATCAATAGGGAGTGTTTTTATTCCAATAAAAAGTTTACTATTTTTATCACCTATGGATGAATATATGAAAATGATAATATTTGATTTAAGATTACCAAGGATTTTAATGGCATTCTTAGTTGGTATGTTACTTGCTTCAAGTGGAAATATTGTACAAATAATATTTCAAAATCCACTTGCTGACCCATATATAATAGGTATTGCTTCAAGTGCAACTTTTGGTGCAGTTATAGCTTATCTTTTAAAACTTCCAGAATTTTCTTATGGAATGGTTGCTTTTATTTGCTGTATGATAAGTACGCTTTTAATTTTTAAAATTTCTAAAAGAGGAAATAAAATAGAAGTCAATACTTTATTAATTGTTGGAATAACTTTATCAGCATTTTTAGCAGGTTTTACATCTTTTGCTATCTATATGATAGGTGAAGATTCATTTAAGATTACTATGTGGCTTATGGGATACTTAGGTAATGCTAGTTGGAGTCAAATAATATTTTTAATAATCCCACTTGTATTTTCTAGTGCATATTTTTATGCTAAAAGAAATGAACTTGACATATTGATGTTAGGTGATGAACAGGCACATTCATTAGGAGTAAATATAGCAAAGTTAAAATTTCATTTACTTATAGTATCGTCTTTTGTTGTAGCTTATTCTGTTGCTTTTACAGGAATGATAGGTTTTGTTGGGCTTATTGTACCTCATATAATGAGAAGTATTATTGGACCTTTAAATGCAAGGTTAATACCTTTTGTTTTAATCTATGGAGGCATATTCTTACTTATATGTGATACATTTGGAAGAATTATTTTAGCACCTGTTGAAATTCCAATAGGTGTTATAACTTCTATATTAGGAGCACCATTCTTTCTATATTTAGCTTTGAAAAGAAGTAGGAGGAAATAA
- a CDS encoding coproporphyrinogen-III oxidase family protein has product MFKIRYKSHHDVGNIISKFTENLKASKNDFLDLLNRENKNKQLGIYFHTPYCDKICSFCNMNRKQLDNDLEEYTKYLCEEIKKYGAYEFCKTSEIDVVFFGGGTPTIFKKEQLERILKTLNENFKFAKDYEMTFETTLHNLSFEKLKVMEENGVNRISVGIQTFSNRGRKLLNRTYDKDYVVERLKEIKKRFSGLVCIDIIYNYANQTDEEVLQDADLLAEVGADSASFYSLMIHDGSNISKEREKDKSVYIYNLARDEKLHNLFYNRCIEKGYKLLELTKITNGRDAYKYIRNNNGLRNLLPIGAGAGGHIQDIGAYNMNQQMSFYSKTTEISHNLSMISGLMQFDKFDLEVIKKYCNEESYKIIYRKLKEFEKEGYIKIENNFAIYQLKGIFWGNSLVADIIEEIGRHL; this is encoded by the coding sequence ATGTTTAAAATAAGATATAAATCACATCATGATGTAGGAAATATTATTTCTAAATTTACTGAAAATTTAAAAGCAAGTAAAAATGATTTTTTAGATTTACTTAATAGAGAAAATAAAAATAAACAGTTAGGAATATATTTTCATACACCTTATTGTGACAAAATTTGTTCTTTTTGTAACATGAATAGAAAACAACTTGATAATGATTTAGAGGAATATACAAAATATCTATGTGAAGAAATTAAAAAGTATGGAGCTTATGAATTTTGTAAAACCAGTGAAATAGATGTTGTTTTTTTTGGTGGAGGAACTCCTACAATATTTAAAAAAGAGCAATTAGAAAGAATATTAAAAACTTTAAATGAAAATTTTAAATTTGCAAAAGATTATGAAATGACTTTTGAAACAACCTTACATAATTTGAGTTTTGAGAAACTAAAAGTTATGGAGGAAAATGGAGTAAATAGAATAAGTGTAGGAATACAAACTTTTTCTAACAGAGGAAGAAAACTTTTGAATAGAACTTATGATAAGGATTATGTTGTAGAAAGATTAAAAGAAATTAAAAAAAGATTTTCTGGACTTGTTTGTATAGATATAATTTATAACTATGCTAATCAAACAGATGAAGAAGTTTTACAAGATGCAGATTTATTGGCAGAAGTTGGTGCAGATAGTGCAAGTTTTTACTCTCTTATGATACATGATGGTTCCAATATTTCTAAGGAAAGAGAAAAAGATAAATCAGTATATATTTATAATTTAGCAAGAGATGAGAAACTACATAATCTTTTTTATAATAGATGTATTGAAAAAGGCTATAAACTTTTAGAGTTAACAAAAATAACTAATGGTAGAGATGCATATAAATACATAAGAAATAATAATGGTTTAAGAAATTTATTACCTATTGGGGCAGGAGCAGGTGGGCATATACAAGACATAGGAGCTTATAATATGAATCAACAAATGAGCTTTTACTCTAAAACAACTGAAATTAGTCATAATCTTTCTATGATTTCAGGTTTAATGCAATTTGATAAATTTGATTTAGAAGTAATAAAAAAATATTGTAATGAAGAAAGTTATAAAATTATTTATAGGAAATTAAAAGAATTTGAAAAAGAGGGATATATAAAAATTGAAAATAATTTTGCTATATATCAATTAAAAGGAATTTTTTGGGGAAATAGCTTGGTAGCAGATATTATTGAAGAGATTGGGAGGCATTTATGA
- a CDS encoding type III pantothenate kinase, whose amino-acid sequence MIIGIDIGNTHIVTGIYDNNGELISTFRIATNDKMTEDEYFSYFNNITKYNEISIKKVDAILISSVVPNIIITFQFFARKYFKVEATIVDLEKKLPFTFAKGINYTGFGADRIIDITEAMQKYPDKNLVIFDFGTATTYDVLKKGVYIGGGILPGIDMSINALYGNTAKLPRVKFTTPSSVLGTDTMKQIQAAIFFGYAGQIKHIIKKINEELNEEIFVLATGGLGKILSAEIDEIDEYDANLSLKGLYTLYKLNK is encoded by the coding sequence ATGATAATTGGTATTGATATTGGGAATACTCATATAGTTACAGGAATTTATGATAATAATGGGGAATTAATTTCAACATTTCGAATAGCTACAAATGATAAAATGACAGAGGATGAATATTTTTCCTATTTTAATAATATTACAAAATATAATGAAATTTCAATTAAGAAGGTAGATGCAATTTTAATTTCATCCGTTGTTCCAAATATAATAATAACTTTTCAATTTTTTGCAAGAAAATATTTTAAGGTTGAAGCAACAATAGTTGATTTAGAAAAGAAACTTCCTTTTACTTTTGCAAAAGGAATAAATTATACAGGTTTTGGTGCAGATAGAATAATTGATATTACAGAAGCAATGCAAAAATATCCTGATAAGAATTTAGTAATTTTTGATTTTGGAACAGCAACTACCTATGATGTACTAAAAAAAGGAGTATATATTGGTGGAGGAATACTTCCAGGAATAGATATGTCTATTAATGCTTTATATGGGAATACTGCAAAACTTCCAAGAGTAAAATTTACAACTCCTAGTAGTGTTTTAGGTACTGATACAATGAAACAAATTCAGGCAGCTATATTCTTTGGATATGCTGGACAAATAAAACACATAATTAAAAAAATTAATGAAGAGTTAAATGAAGAAATTTTTGTATTGGCAACTGGAGGTTTAGGAAAAATTTTATCAGCTGAAATAGATGAAATAGATGAATATGATGCTAATTTAAGCTTAAAAGGTCTTTATACATTATATAAATTAAATAAATAG
- the mscL gene encoding large-conductance mechanosensitive channel protein MscL encodes MKLFDEFKAFVMRGNVVDLAVGVIIGAAFGKIVTSLVNDIFMPIIGMIIGNIDFSSLVIKLGEPVEGAEQAAIRYGMFIQEIVNFLIIALCVFVAIKLINKLQKKKEEASAPAPGPTKEEVLLTEIRDALNKIAEK; translated from the coding sequence ATGAAGTTATTTGATGAATTTAAAGCATTTGTAATGCGTGGTAATGTGGTTGATTTGGCAGTTGGAGTTATTATTGGTGCTGCTTTTGGTAAGATAGTAACAAGTTTAGTTAATGATATTTTTATGCCAATTATAGGAATGATAATAGGAAATATTGATTTTTCTTCTTTGGTAATAAAATTAGGAGAACCCGTTGAAGGAGCTGAACAAGCTGCTATTAGATATGGAATGTTTATACAAGAAATTGTTAATTTTCTTATAATTGCACTTTGTGTATTTGTGGCTATAAAACTAATAAATAAATTACAAAAGAAAAAAGAAGAAGCATCTGCACCTGCTCCAGGACCTACAAAAGAAGAAGTATTACTTACTGAAATTAGAGATGCTTTAAACAAAATAGCAGAAAAATAA
- the mnmA gene encoding tRNA 2-thiouridine(34) synthase MnmA, translated as MVETKSIAPEFKKYLKFDSNNSNIRVGVAMSGGVDSSTVAYLLKQQGYDIFGVTMKTFKDEDSDAKKVCDDLGIEHYILDVRDEFKEKVVDYFVNEYMNGRTPNPCMVCNRYIKFGKMLDFILSKDASFMATGHYTKLKNGLLSVGDDSNKDQVYFLSQIEKNKLSKIIFPVGDLEKTKLRELAEQLGVRVYSKKDSQEICFVDDGKLKQFLIENTKGKAEKPGNIVDKNGNILGKHKGFSFYTIGQRKGLGISSEEPLYVLAFDRKTNNIIVGQNEDLFRDELIATRLNLFSVSSLEGLDNLECFAKTRSRDILHKCLLKKDGDNFQVKFIDNKVRAITPGQGIVFYNNDGNVIAGGFIEK; from the coding sequence ATGGTGGAAACAAAAAGTATTGCACCTGAATTTAAGAAGTATCTTAAATTTGATAGTAATAACAGTAATATTAGAGTTGGTGTAGCTATGAGTGGAGGAGTTGATAGTTCAACTGTTGCTTATCTTTTAAAACAACAGGGTTATGATATATTTGGTGTAACTATGAAAACCTTTAAAGATGAGGACTCTGATGCTAAAAAAGTTTGTGATGACTTAGGAATAGAACACTATATCTTAGATGTAAGAGATGAGTTTAAAGAAAAAGTTGTGGATTACTTTGTTAATGAATATATGAATGGTAGAACCCCAAATCCTTGTATGGTATGTAATAGATATATAAAATTTGGAAAAATGCTAGACTTTATTTTATCAAAAGATGCAAGTTTTATGGCAACTGGACATTATACAAAATTAAAGAATGGTTTGTTAAGTGTTGGAGATGATTCAAATAAGGATCAAGTATATTTTTTATCCCAAATCGAAAAGAACAAGCTTAGTAAAATTATTTTTCCAGTTGGTGATTTAGAAAAAACTAAATTAAGAGAACTAGCAGAGCAATTAGGAGTAAGAGTTTATTCTAAAAAAGATTCACAAGAAATTTGTTTTGTTGATGATGGAAAATTAAAACAATTTTTAATAGAAAATACAAAAGGTAAAGCCGAAAAACCTGGAAATATTGTTGATAAAAACGGAAATATTTTAGGAAAACATAAAGGATTTTCATTTTATACAATTGGTCAAAGAAAAGGTTTAGGAATATCTAGTGAAGAACCTTTATATGTTTTAGCTTTTGATAGAAAAACAAATAATATAATTGTGGGACAAAATGAAGATTTATTTAGAGATGAATTAATTGCAACAAGATTAAATCTTTTTTCAGTATCTTCTTTAGAAGGTTTAGATAATTTAGAATGTTTTGCAAAAACTCGTTCAAGAGATATTTTACATAAATGTTTATTAAAAAAAGATGGAGATAATTTTCAGGTGAAGTTTATTGATAATAAAGTTAGGGCTATTACACCAGGGCAAGGAATTGTATTTTATAATAATGATGGAAATGTAATAGCAGGAGGCTTTATTGAAAAATAG
- the scpB gene encoding SMC-Scp complex subunit ScpB: MSIKNQVESIIFLGGDENKIKDLAKFFKISIEDMLKILLELKDDRKDTGINLEVDSEIVYLSTNPLYGEVINNYFEQETKPKKLSSASIETLSIIAYKQPITKSEIESIRGVSVDRIVSNLEERKFVRNCGKQESGRKANLYEVTDKFLSYLGIKSITELPDYDLLKEKIKNMENITTNED; the protein is encoded by the coding sequence ATGAGCATAAAAAATCAAGTTGAATCTATCATTTTTTTAGGTGGAGATGAAAATAAAATAAAAGATTTAGCTAAATTTTTTAAAATTTCTATTGAAGATATGTTAAAAATTCTTTTAGAATTAAAAGATGATAGAAAAGACACAGGTATAAATCTTGAGGTTGATTCAGAAATAGTTTATTTATCAACAAATCCTCTATATGGTGAAGTTATAAATAATTATTTTGAACAAGAAACAAAACCTAAAAAGTTATCATCAGCTTCAATAGAAACTTTATCCATAATAGCTTACAAACAACCTATTACAAAATCAGAAATTGAAAGTATTAGAGGAGTTTCTGTGGATAGAATTGTTTCTAACTTAGAGGAAAGGAAGTTTGTTAGAAATTGTGGTAAACAAGAAAGTGGAAGAAAAGCTAACTTATATGAAGTAACTGATAAATTTTTATCATATTTAGGTATAAAAAGTATAACTGAATTACCAGATTATGATTTATTAAAAGAAAAAATTAAAAATATGGAGAATATAACTACTAATGAGGATTAA
- a CDS encoding ABC transporter substrate-binding protein, giving the protein MKKIITFICFIFFTISSFAIKVENNQILDDYGNKIEAKEYKKIIVTDPGVIEILFKIGGEKSIVAIAKTSRSKIYPSDKVDKLVSIGNVSNLNLEKVVEYKPDLIVVSSMMLRNVEAIKKMGYKVIVSNASNLNGILDTISVTGIISGKKDEAEKLRKECSLKLEKFEKENTKKASKLKGAILFSTSPMSAFSENSIPGDVLKHLGVINIAENVPGQRPILSPEYILKENPDFLAGAMSLDDPQQIIEASNVIPKIKAGKNKNIFILDSSVILRSSYRIFDEMEVLKEKLNKIENK; this is encoded by the coding sequence ATGAAGAAAATTATTACTTTTATTTGCTTTATTTTTTTTACTATATCTTCATTTGCTATAAAAGTGGAGAATAATCAAATTCTAGATGATTATGGAAATAAGATTGAAGCTAAAGAGTATAAAAAAATTATTGTAACCGATCCTGGTGTGATAGAGATATTATTTAAAATTGGTGGAGAAAAATCAATAGTTGCTATTGCTAAAACTTCAAGAAGTAAGATATATCCTTCTGATAAAGTGGATAAATTAGTAAGTATTGGTAATGTTTCTAACTTAAATTTAGAAAAAGTCGTTGAATACAAACCTGATTTAATTGTAGTTAGCTCTATGATGCTAAGAAATGTAGAAGCCATAAAAAAAATGGGTTATAAAGTTATAGTTTCTAATGCCTCTAACCTAAACGGCATTCTTGATACCATTTCAGTTACAGGAATTATTTCTGGAAAAAAAGATGAAGCAGAAAAATTAAGGAAAGAGTGTTCACTTAAATTAGAAAAATTTGAAAAAGAAAATACTAAAAAAGCCTCTAAATTAAAAGGAGCTATTCTATTTTCAACTTCACCTATGTCTGCTTTTTCAGAAAATTCAATACCAGGAGATGTCCTTAAACATCTAGGAGTTATCAATATAGCAGAAAATGTTCCAGGACAAAGACCTATATTATCACCAGAATATATTCTAAAAGAAAATCCTGATTTTTTAGCTGGGGCTATGAGTTTAGATGATCCACAACAAATTATTGAGGCATCTAATGTTATTCCTAAGATAAAAGCAGGAAAAAATAAGAATATTTTTATTTTAGATTCATCAGTTATATTAAGAAGCTCATATAGAATATTTGATGAAATGGAAGTATTAAAAGAAAAATTAAATAAAATCGAAAATAAGTAA
- a CDS encoding Maf family protein gives MILASNSQRRQEILKDAGFNFKVITSNIEEISDKKNITERILDIAEKKLEQIAKNNINEFVLAADTVVELDGKILGKPKNREEAFRFLKSLSGKVHRVITAYVFKNISKNILIREVVVSEVKFFDLDDDTINWYLDTDEPFDKAGAYGIQGYGRILVEKINGDYYSIMGFPISNFLENLRKIGYKISLIDKI, from the coding sequence ATGATATTAGCTTCGAATTCACAAAGAAGACAAGAAATTTTGAAAGATGCTGGTTTTAATTTTAAAGTTATAACATCCAATATTGAGGAAATAAGTGATAAAAAAAATATTACTGAAAGAATATTAGATATAGCAGAAAAAAAATTGGAACAAATTGCAAAAAATAATATAAATGAATTTGTTTTAGCAGCAGATACTGTTGTTGAACTAGATGGAAAAATTTTAGGAAAACCTAAGAATAGAGAAGAAGCTTTTAGATTTTTAAAGTCTTTATCTGGCAAGGTACATAGAGTTATAACCGCTTATGTATTTAAAAATATTTCTAAAAATATCTTAATAAGAGAAGTGGTTGTAAGTGAAGTCAAATTTTTTGACTTAGACGATGATACAATAAACTGGTATTTAGATACTGATGAACCTTTTGATAAAGCTGGAGCTTACGGTATTCAAGGTTATGGAAGAATACTTGTTGAAAAAATAAACGGAGATTATTATTCTATAATGGGTTTCCCTATTTCAAATTTTTTAGAAAATTTAAGAAAAATTGGTTATAAAATAAGTCTAATAGATAAAATTTAA
- a CDS encoding rod shape-determining protein gives MKKFMGKLLGIFSDDLGIDLGTSNTLICMKNKGIILREPSVVAISTKTKEIFEVGEKAKHMIGRTPSTYETIRPLRNGVIADYEVTEKMLRSFYKRIKSGTLLNKPRVIICVPAGITQVEKRAVMEVTREAGAREAYLIEEPMAAAIGVGINIFEPEGSMVVDIGGGTSELAVVSLGGVVKKSSFRVAGDRFDTAIVDYVRQKHNLLIGEKSAEDIKIKIGTVSPEEEDMEIEVSGKYVLNGLPKDITLTSSELIDTLSTLVQEIIEEIRVVFEKTPPELAADIKKRGIYISGGGALLRGIDKKIAAGLNLKVTISEDPLNAVINGIGVLLNNFSLYSKVLVSTETEY, from the coding sequence ATGAAAAAATTTATGGGCAAATTATTAGGAATATTTTCAGATGATTTAGGTATAGATTTAGGAACATCTAATACATTAATCTGTATGAAAAATAAAGGAATTATTCTAAGAGAACCTTCTGTTGTTGCAATTTCTACTAAAACAAAAGAAATTTTTGAAGTAGGTGAAAAAGCAAAACATATGATAGGAAGAACTCCTTCTACTTATGAAACTATAAGACCTTTAAGAAATGGGGTTATTGCCGATTATGAAGTTACAGAAAAAATGTTAAGATCATTCTATAAAAGAATAAAATCTGGAACACTTCTAAATAAACCCAGAGTAATTATTTGTGTACCAGCTGGAATAACACAGGTTGAAAAAAGAGCAGTTATGGAAGTTACAAGAGAAGCTGGAGCAAGAGAAGCATATTTAATTGAAGAACCTATGGCAGCAGCAATAGGTGTAGGAATAAATATTTTTGAACCAGAAGGAAGTATGGTAGTTGATATTGGTGGTGGAACATCAGAATTAGCTGTTGTATCTTTAGGAGGAGTTGTGAAAAAATCTTCTTTTAGAGTTGCAGGAGACAGATTTGATACTGCTATTGTTGACTATGTAAGACAAAAACATAATTTATTAATTGGTGAAAAATCAGCTGAGGATATAAAGATTAAAATAGGTACTGTTAGTCCAGAAGAAGAAGATATGGAAATAGAAGTTAGTGGTAAATATGTCTTAAATGGTTTACCAAAGGACATTACTTTAACATCATCTGAATTAATTGATACTTTATCAACATTAGTTCAAGAAATTATTGAAGAAATCAGAGTTGTTTTTGAAAAAACTCCTCCTGAATTAGCAGCTGATATTAAGAAAAGAGGAATATATATAAGTGGTGGTGGCGCATTACTTAGAGGAATAGATAAAAAAATAGCAGCTGGTCTAAATTTAAAAGTTACTATATCAGAAGATCCATTAAATGCTGTTATTAATGGTATAGGTGTATTATTAAATAACTTCTCATTATATAGTAAAGTTCTAGTTTCAACAGAAACAGAATACTAA
- a CDS encoding ABC transporter ATP-binding protein yields MAIINIEKLNYSYGKKEVLKELSLNIDENKLTGIIGPNGCGKSTLAKNIIRYINGKFEYFKIMDIDIRQLSHKKIAQLISYIPQKSTIISNISVFDYVLLGRFPLLKNSWDNYSEKDYEIVENNINLLNIKELRDRNVETLSGGELQKALLARALAQEAKILLLDEPTSALDLNNAVEFMKILKNISIKKEISVIIIIHDLNLASLFCDSLIILKDGKFIKKGNPKEVINEENIKSIYNLDCKVCYNENDKPYIIPKT; encoded by the coding sequence ATGGCTATTATAAACATAGAAAAACTCAATTATTCCTATGGGAAAAAAGAAGTTCTAAAAGAATTAAGTTTAAACATAGATGAAAATAAATTGACTGGAATAATTGGACCAAATGGTTGTGGAAAGTCAACATTGGCTAAAAATATTATTAGATATATAAATGGTAAATTTGAATATTTTAAAATAATGGATATTGATATAAGGCAACTTAGTCATAAAAAAATAGCTCAACTTATTTCATATATTCCACAAAAGAGTACAATAATTTCAAATATTTCTGTTTTTGATTATGTCTTATTGGGAAGATTTCCTTTATTAAAAAATTCTTGGGATAATTATTCTGAAAAAGATTATGAAATTGTTGAAAATAATATTAATTTATTAAATATTAAAGAATTAAGAGATAGGAATGTTGAAACTCTGTCAGGTGGAGAATTACAAAAAGCACTATTGGCAAGAGCTTTGGCACAAGAAGCAAAAATTTTACTTTTAGATGAACCTACTTCTGCACTTGATTTGAATAATGCAGTTGAATTTATGAAAATTTTAAAAAATATTTCTATAAAAAAAGAAATATCAGTGATTATTATTATTCATGATTTGAATTTAGCTTCGTTATTTTGTGATAGTTTAATAATTTTAAAAGACGGAAAATTTATAAAAAAAGGTAATCCAAAAGAAGTAATAAATGAGGAAAATATTAAATCTATTTATAATTTAGATTGTAAAGTTTGCTATAATGAAAATGATAAACCTTATATAATACCAAAAACATAG
- a CDS encoding TonB-dependent receptor has product MKKYLMGLSIFIFCASAYGEVINLGEKNIYSETGFEKNLRNSTTSPYIITSKDIETKGYTSVSEILDSVPGVNVQEGLRPAVDVRGQGFQKAKATVQLLVDGVPANMLDTSHMNVPIDVVNINEIERIEVIPGGGAVLYGSGTSGGVINIITKKYKGNNNVRGGVGYQLASFRNNKFDVSAGTSVGDFDFDINYSKNRKYGYRDYDFTNSDYFSGRINYNINKTSNIAFKYSGYRDKYTYPNFLDQKELDENRRQSGIDKEAKENNRIKKDEFTLTYNTKIGDKNDLNILGFYQKTDIPSESIEDYTSEYKGMLAGQTAKLRKALRDPRLSARARVAMQNRLNALLAELGSTNNVDLKKFSQFKDTKKAIKIKDKFTYDSVGSNVIVGLGYTNNDMLRVSKTDLVGKRTMADTKLDLSKKTFEVFALNTFKVNRFEFIQGLRFENSKYDGTRKNNDVALDIKKSKDDWAGSLAVNYLYSDTGNAYVKYERAFTSPAPGQLVDKIEIAPRVYTYKVNNLKSESTNLFEVGWNDYLFGSLLSADVFYSETKDEIATIFDVGGHGFGFKNTNIGKTKRYGFDLSAEQKFEKFTFKEAYSFIETKILKDNSNSFEGKHIADVPKHKLVFSVDYDITSKFTVGADYEYRAAAFIDNANKYGKDKAKSVFNLRANYKITNSLNVYAGINNIFGAKYYNSVRGNSRGEKFYDPTPKINYYAGFKYKF; this is encoded by the coding sequence ATGAAAAAATATTTAATGGGATTATCAATATTTATATTTTGTGCAAGTGCTTATGGAGAAGTTATAAATTTAGGAGAAAAAAATATTTATTCTGAAACAGGTTTTGAGAAAAATTTAAGAAATTCAACTACTTCTCCTTATATAATTACATCAAAAGATATTGAAACAAAAGGTTATACTTCTGTATCAGAAATTTTAGATTCAGTTCCTGGTGTAAATGTACAAGAAGGTTTACGCCCAGCTGTTGATGTAAGAGGGCAAGGTTTTCAAAAAGCAAAGGCAACAGTTCAGCTTTTAGTTGATGGAGTTCCTGCAAATATGCTTGATACTTCACATATGAATGTGCCTATTGATGTTGTTAATATCAATGAAATAGAAAGAATTGAAGTAATTCCAGGTGGAGGAGCTGTTTTATATGGTAGTGGAACATCTGGTGGAGTTATAAATATTATAACTAAAAAGTATAAAGGTAATAATAATGTCCGTGGAGGAGTGGGTTATCAATTAGCAAGTTTTAGAAATAACAAATTTGATGTCTCTGCTGGGACAAGTGTTGGAGATTTTGATTTTGATATAAATTATTCAAAAAACAGAAAATATGGATATAGAGATTATGATTTTACTAACTCTGATTATTTTTCTGGAAGAATTAATTACAATATTAATAAAACAAGTAACATAGCTTTTAAATACAGTGGTTATAGAGATAAATATACTTATCCTAATTTTTTGGATCAAAAAGAGCTAGATGAAAATAGAAGACAAAGTGGTATTGATAAAGAAGCAAAAGAAAATAATAGAATCAAAAAAGATGAATTTACTTTAACATATAATACTAAAATAGGAGATAAAAATGATTTGAATATCTTAGGTTTTTATCAAAAGACAGATATTCCTTCTGAATCTATTGAAGATTATACATCAGAATATAAAGGAATGTTAGCAGGACAAACTGCAAAATTAAGAAAAGCTCTTAGAGATCCAAGATTATCTGCTAGGGCAAGAGTAGCTATGCAAAATAGATTAAATGCTTTACTAGCTGAGTTAGGAAGTACAAATAATGTTGACTTAAAGAAATTTTCTCAATTTAAAGATACTAAAAAAGCTATAAAAATTAAAGATAAATTTACTTATGATAGTGTAGGAAGTAATGTTATAGTTGGTTTAGGTTATACCAATAATGATATGCTTAGAGTATCTAAGACAGATTTAGTTGGAAAAAGAACTATGGCAGATACAAAATTAGATTTATCTAAGAAAACATTTGAAGTATTTGCATTAAATACCTTTAAGGTTAATAGATTTGAATTTATTCAAGGATTGAGATTTGAAAATTCTAAATATGATGGAACAAGAAAAAATAATGATGTTGCATTAGATATAAAAAAATCTAAAGATGACTGGGCAGGTTCATTAGCAGTAAATTATTTATATTCTGATACAGGAAATGCTTATGTAAAATATGAAAGAGCCTTTACTTCACCAGCTCCTGGTCAATTAGTTGATAAAATTGAAATAGCTCCAAGAGTTTATACTTATAAGGTTAATAATTTAAAATCTGAAAGTACAAATTTATTTGAAGTTGGATGGAATGATTATTTATTTGGTTCATTATTAAGTGCTGATGTATTTTATAGTGAAACAAAAGATGAAATAGCAACTATCTTTGATGTGGGTGGACATGGATTTGGATTTAAAAATACAAATATTGGAAAGACTAAGAGATATGGATTTGATTTAAGTGCTGAACAAAAATTTGAAAAATTTACTTTCAAAGAAGCATACTCATTTATTGAAACTAAAATTTTAAAAGATAATTCTAATAGTTTTGAAGGAAAACATATTGCAGATGTACCAAAACATAAGTTAGTTTTCTCAGTAGATTATGATATAACTTCTAAATTTACTGTTGGGGCAGACTATGAATATAGAGCAGCAGCCTTTATTGATAATGCAAATAAATATGGAAAAGATAAGGCTAAATCAGTATTTAATTTAAGAGCTAATTATAAAATAACTAATTCATTAAATGTTTATGCAGGTATAAATAATATATTTGGTGCTAAATATTATAATAGTGTTAGAGGTAATAGCCGTGGAGAAAAATTTTATGACCCAACTCCAAAAATAAACTATTATGCAGGTTTTAAATATAAATTTTAA